The following coding sequences are from one Shewanella eurypsychrophilus window:
- a CDS encoding tryptophan halogenase family protein, which produces MDIKKVVIVGGGTAGWLAANHLGKALFNTENVSVTLIESPDIPTIGVGEGTVPAIKKSLQSFGISESEFIAQCDVTFKQSIKFSNWLDQDNHGKGNFFHHLFDMPSPMGEDLTPLWLSKQGHDYASCVSPQFTACEALKAPKKITTPEYAGSLGYAYHLNAAKFAKLLAKNGREKFHVEHVIANVSEVKLNDSGAVSSLVTDTHGELKFDLYIDCTGFESLIIDKALKVPFVDKSKQLLVDRALVVQVPTDVNESIPPFTLATAHQAGWIWDIALPNRRGVGFVYSTKYMDDKTAIKKLDKYLGGGLSDFNYRFLPMKVGYREKFWHQNCICLGLAQGFLEPLEATSILLTDFAAGYIANRFPKSVAKMEDIQTQFNQVMKYAWERVVEFIKLHYCLSDRTDSQFWIDNRDPKTIPDELARKLSLWETYVPNREDFFSKFEVFDLENYLYVLYGMKYKTQVDALTDEQMSLANKQSLHLAEIGKQLTEELPEHRELLNKIKEHGLQSI; this is translated from the coding sequence ATGGATATTAAAAAGGTCGTTATCGTTGGAGGTGGAACTGCAGGTTGGCTAGCTGCAAATCACCTTGGTAAAGCTTTGTTTAACACTGAAAATGTGTCCGTGACTTTGATTGAGTCCCCTGATATTCCGACAATCGGGGTTGGAGAAGGAACCGTTCCAGCAATAAAAAAGTCGCTGCAGAGCTTTGGCATAAGTGAAAGTGAATTTATTGCACAATGTGATGTGACATTTAAGCAGTCGATAAAGTTTTCTAATTGGCTAGATCAAGATAATCATGGCAAAGGCAACTTCTTCCATCACTTGTTTGATATGCCATCACCCATGGGGGAGGATTTAACTCCTTTGTGGCTTAGCAAGCAAGGGCATGATTATGCTAGCTGTGTTTCACCTCAGTTTACTGCTTGTGAAGCCCTCAAGGCTCCGAAGAAGATCACAACCCCTGAGTATGCAGGTTCACTTGGGTATGCCTATCATTTAAATGCGGCAAAATTTGCAAAACTACTGGCAAAAAATGGTCGAGAGAAGTTTCATGTAGAACATGTGATCGCCAATGTCAGTGAGGTTAAACTCAATGACTCTGGAGCTGTTAGCTCACTCGTTACCGATACCCATGGTGAGCTTAAATTTGACCTCTACATTGATTGCACTGGGTTTGAATCTCTGATTATAGATAAAGCGCTTAAGGTGCCTTTTGTTGATAAGTCAAAGCAGCTTTTGGTGGATAGGGCGTTGGTCGTACAGGTACCTACTGATGTCAATGAATCTATCCCACCATTCACTCTAGCCACGGCTCATCAAGCTGGATGGATCTGGGATATCGCTTTACCGAATAGACGGGGAGTGGGGTTTGTCTACTCGACTAAATATATGGATGACAAAACAGCCATTAAGAAGTTAGATAAATACTTAGGGGGAGGCTTATCTGATTTTAATTATCGCTTTCTGCCTATGAAAGTAGGGTACAGAGAGAAGTTTTGGCATCAAAACTGTATTTGTCTCGGATTAGCCCAGGGCTTCTTAGAGCCTTTGGAGGCAACTTCTATTTTGCTTACTGACTTTGCTGCTGGCTATATCGCTAATCGCTTTCCCAAATCTGTAGCGAAAATGGAAGATATTCAAACTCAATTCAATCAGGTTATGAAGTATGCATGGGAGAGAGTTGTGGAGTTTATTAAGCTACATTACTGCCTATCGGATAGAACGGATTCTCAGTTTTGGATAGATAACAGGGATCCAAAGACTATTCCTGATGAGTTAGCGAGAAAGCTATCTCTGTGGGAGACTTATGTGCCTAATAGAGAGGATTTCTTTAGTAAATTTGAGGTGTTCGATCTGGAGAATTATCTCTATGTTCTATATGGGATGAAGTATAAAACTC